Proteins from a genomic interval of Sphingopyxis sp. QXT-31:
- a CDS encoding DUF262 domain-containing protein, translating to MAQISDEIAVAQRSVRTDAYQMSIGELVSLYEEGDLIIDPEFQRLFRWEPGQKSKLIESLLLGIPLPSIFVFEKEDGKWELVDGLQRLSTILEFMGKLRDPDRGLLPPSFLESTRYLPALHNAVWERSDLVVGLPAEQQMPLERTEQLAIRRARIGVEILKRPSDEATKFDLFQRLNSGGTVANAQEIRNSIVLMVDADYFRAVREVAELPLFKRMVGVSEEQEQKQRHLELAMRFLVHSYIPYDGRLDVEEYIDEGAIELARVGESQRDAGVLRKTFELLSEAVGEDALRRYDNGRHVGRIGLVAIEGIAVGVGKNIDAILALPDPAGFVKDRVRSFWQQPDVATFTSPGMRGTTRVQRTVPFGASWFAP from the coding sequence GTGGCCCAGATTTCTGACGAAATTGCTGTAGCTCAGCGAAGTGTCCGTACCGATGCTTATCAAATGTCGATCGGGGAACTGGTCAGCCTTTACGAAGAAGGTGACTTGATAATAGACCCGGAATTCCAGCGCCTGTTCCGCTGGGAACCTGGTCAAAAATCTAAATTAATTGAATCTCTTCTATTAGGAATACCTCTTCCCTCGATATTCGTCTTTGAGAAAGAAGACGGAAAGTGGGAACTCGTGGATGGACTTCAACGTTTGTCAACGATTCTAGAATTCATGGGAAAGCTTCGTGATCCCGATCGAGGATTGCTTCCTCCTTCGTTCCTTGAATCAACTCGTTACTTGCCTGCTCTTCACAATGCGGTTTGGGAAAGATCCGACCTAGTTGTCGGCTTGCCGGCCGAGCAGCAAATGCCGTTGGAGCGGACAGAGCAACTGGCGATCCGTCGCGCACGAATAGGTGTCGAGATTCTGAAACGTCCTAGCGATGAAGCGACCAAGTTTGACCTTTTTCAAAGGCTCAATTCCGGTGGGACTGTAGCGAATGCTCAAGAGATTAGGAACTCTATCGTTTTGATGGTTGATGCCGATTACTTCCGAGCCGTTAGAGAAGTTGCTGAATTGCCGCTCTTCAAGCGTATGGTAGGCGTTTCTGAAGAGCAGGAGCAAAAGCAGAGGCACTTAGAGCTCGCGATGAGATTTTTAGTTCATTCTTATATTCCCTATGACGGACGGCTCGATGTGGAGGAATATATCGATGAAGGCGCGATAGAATTAGCAAGGGTGGGCGAATCCCAGAGAGACGCAGGCGTGTTAAGGAAAACTTTTGAGCTCCTGTCAGAAGCTGTGGGTGAGGATGCCTTGCGGCGTTACGATAACGGTCGCCACGTCGGGAGGATCGGGTTGGTAGCAATTGAAGGAATAGCTGTTGGAGTGGGTAAGAATATAGATGCGATATTGGCCCTTCCCGATCCAGCGGGATTTGTAAAAGACCGAGTGCGCAGCTTTTGGCAGCAACCAGATGTCGCAACCTTCACGTCACCCGGCATGCGTGGTACCACTAGAGTGCAACGCACGGTGCCATTTGGGGCGAGTTGGTTTGCTCCGTGA
- the leuA gene encoding 2-isopropylmalate synthase, which yields MTMLRDPSVKYSAFPQVPLTNREWPSRVTTKAPIWLSTDLRDGNQSLIDPMDAEKKTRFFDLLVKAGFKEIEVGFPASGATDFDYIQNLVRSGRIPEGVTPQVLTQSRADLIRTSFDSLAGAKTAIVHVYNAVAPAWRKIVFGMDKADIKAIAIEGAKQLRDNAARLPGTDWRFQYSPECFSTTELDFSLECCEAVMEILQPTTANPIILNLPATVEASTANIYADQIEYFGKNLPNRDAAILSLHTHNDRGTGVAAAELGLLAGADRVEGCLFGNGERTGNTCLVTIALNLYTQGVDPELDFSNIDEVIGVVEYCNNLPVHPRHPYGGELVYTAFSGSHQDAIKKGFAARERQNDERWEVPYLPIDPADLGRSYEAVIRVNSQSGKGGVAWVLEQDKGLKLPKKMQASFSHIVQALADQTSRELGAEDIWQAFEGQYLATSGKRFQLVDWHETHSGADRIFAGKLTIDGTPRSVSGRGNGLMSSVIAALAESGGPIMDIVDYSEHAIGQGSGVQAAAYVECRTADGKSLFGCGLDTDVATASVRAILSAANGA from the coding sequence ATGACCATGCTCCGCGACCCCTCGGTCAAGTATAGCGCCTTCCCGCAGGTTCCGCTCACGAACCGCGAATGGCCCTCCCGCGTCACCACCAAGGCGCCGATCTGGCTCTCCACCGACCTTCGCGACGGCAACCAGTCGCTCATCGACCCGATGGACGCCGAGAAAAAGACGCGCTTCTTCGACCTGCTGGTGAAAGCCGGCTTCAAGGAGATCGAGGTCGGCTTCCCCGCCAGCGGCGCGACCGACTTCGACTATATCCAGAACCTCGTGCGCAGCGGCCGCATCCCGGAGGGCGTCACCCCGCAGGTGCTCACCCAAAGCCGCGCCGACCTCATCCGCACCAGCTTCGACAGCCTCGCGGGCGCAAAGACCGCGATCGTCCACGTCTACAACGCCGTCGCCCCCGCCTGGCGCAAGATCGTCTTCGGCATGGACAAGGCCGACATCAAGGCGATCGCGATCGAGGGCGCGAAGCAGCTGCGCGACAATGCCGCGCGCCTGCCCGGCACCGACTGGCGCTTCCAGTACAGCCCCGAATGCTTCTCGACCACCGAGCTCGATTTCAGCCTCGAATGCTGCGAGGCGGTGATGGAGATACTCCAGCCCACCACCGCCAACCCGATCATCCTCAACCTCCCCGCGACGGTCGAGGCCTCGACCGCGAACATCTACGCCGACCAGATCGAATATTTCGGCAAGAACCTGCCCAACCGCGACGCCGCGATCCTGAGCCTGCACACCCACAACGACCGCGGCACCGGCGTCGCGGCGGCCGAACTCGGCCTGCTCGCGGGCGCCGACCGCGTCGAGGGCTGCCTGTTCGGCAATGGCGAGCGCACCGGCAACACCTGCCTCGTCACCATCGCGCTCAACCTCTACACGCAGGGCGTCGATCCCGAACTCGACTTCTCGAACATCGACGAGGTCATCGGGGTGGTCGAATATTGCAACAACCTGCCCGTCCACCCGCGCCACCCCTATGGCGGCGAGCTCGTCTACACGGCGTTCTCGGGCAGCCATCAGGATGCGATCAAGAAGGGCTTCGCCGCGCGCGAGCGCCAGAACGACGAGCGCTGGGAAGTCCCCTATCTGCCCATCGACCCCGCCGACCTCGGCCGCAGCTACGAAGCGGTGATCCGCGTCAACAGCCAGTCGGGCAAGGGCGGCGTCGCCTGGGTGCTCGAACAGGACAAGGGCCTCAAGCTCCCCAAGAAGATGCAGGCGAGCTTCAGCCACATCGTCCAGGCGCTGGCCGATCAGACGAGCCGCGAACTCGGCGCCGAGGATATCTGGCAGGCGTTCGAGGGCCAGTATCTGGCGACGTCGGGCAAGCGCTTCCAGCTCGTCGACTGGCACGAAACCCACTCGGGCGCCGACCGCATCTTCGCCGGCAAGCTCACCATCGACGGCACCCCCCGCAGCGTCAGCGGCCGCGGCAACGGCCTGATGTCGAGCGTCATCGCTGCGCTTGCCGAGTCAGGCGGCCCGATCATGGACATCGTCGATTACAGCGAGCACGCGATCGGCCAGGGCAGCGGCGTGCAGGCGGCGGCGTATGTGGAGTGCCGCACCGCCGACGGGAAGAGCTTGTTTGGGTGCGGGCTGGACACCGACGTCGCGACGGCTAGCGTGCGGGCGATCTTGTCGGCGGCGAATGGGGCTTAG
- a CDS encoding antitoxin Xre/MbcA/ParS toxin-binding domain-containing protein: MDQPPAKPAATRRTNSHFRKRGTPLPPADARRQGDISQLAYLQMGGRDPAIAFLNSDHPALGGRPLDIATASAEGYVRVAGIIRASAVPAGAA; encoded by the coding sequence ATGGACCAGCCGCCCGCCAAACCCGCCGCCACCCGCCGCACCAACAGCCATTTCCGCAAGCGCGGCACCCCGCTTCCCCCCGCCGACGCCCGGCGCCAGGGCGACATCAGCCAGCTCGCCTATCTCCAGATGGGCGGGCGCGATCCCGCCATCGCCTTTCTGAACAGCGATCATCCCGCACTCGGCGGGCGGCCGCTCGACATCGCCACCGCCAGCGCCGAAGGTTATGTCCGCGTCGCCGGGATCATCCGCGCCTCGGCCGTCCCGGCTGGCGCCGCATGA
- a CDS encoding YceI family protein: MNKLFRTALPLAAIAAAIAVPVIAQNSGPPGAPDKSRVAAGTYVADPGHTLVVWEVDHFGFSKYSGLFGDVAGTLVLDPANPAASKVEVTIPVAKVTTASTGLTGHLLRAGKDGGKPDFFGAAPADAKFVSTSVVVDEDGDEAKVTGNLTLNGVTKPVTLDVDFHGAGTNPYNKKETVGFNAEATIKRSDFGIAYGIPAVSDTVELEIQAAFEKQ, translated from the coding sequence ATGAACAAGCTCTTCCGCACCGCCCTTCCCCTCGCCGCGATCGCCGCGGCGATCGCCGTCCCCGTCATCGCGCAGAACAGCGGCCCGCCGGGCGCGCCCGACAAGAGCCGCGTCGCCGCGGGCACTTATGTCGCCGACCCCGGCCACACGCTCGTCGTGTGGGAGGTCGACCATTTCGGCTTCAGCAAATATTCGGGCCTCTTCGGCGACGTCGCCGGCACGCTCGTGCTCGACCCCGCCAACCCGGCCGCGTCGAAGGTCGAGGTGACGATCCCCGTTGCCAAGGTCACCACCGCCAGCACCGGCCTCACCGGCCACCTGCTGCGCGCGGGCAAGGACGGCGGCAAGCCCGACTTCTTCGGCGCCGCCCCCGCCGACGCCAAATTCGTCTCGACCAGCGTCGTCGTCGACGAAGATGGCGACGAGGCCAAGGTCACCGGCAACCTGACGCTGAACGGCGTCACCAAGCCGGTGACGCTCGACGTCGATTTCCACGGCGCGGGCACCAACCCCTATAACAAGAAGGAAACCGTCGGTTTCAACGCCGAGGCGACCATCAAGCGCAGCGACTTCGGCATCGCCTACGGCATCCCCGCGGTCAGCGACACGGTCGAGCTCGAGATCCAAGCCGCCTTCGAAAAACAGTAG
- a CDS encoding MAE_28990/MAE_18760 family HEPN-like nuclease codes for MTKPYTEDDLASQLSQDVAWRVREISDLKAAVHRADATAKNSLLRALVTICYAHWEGHVKFSAQKFMQHITLRKFQFSALDRQFLKNHFLPRLGSLAQKGIFDRSELIDLILDSGNDRFSKINDDLINTRSNLNYEVLLELCHVCGINGSLFEEKSTFIDVVLLKRRNSIAHGEDTLVGVEEIDSLPDDTIGLMRTFSNELQTKAYLKGYMAA; via the coding sequence GTGACTAAGCCGTATACGGAAGACGATCTAGCTAGCCAGTTGAGCCAAGATGTGGCTTGGCGAGTTCGAGAGATTAGCGATCTAAAGGCCGCAGTTCATCGTGCGGACGCGACAGCTAAGAATTCGCTGCTGAGGGCGCTGGTTACGATTTGTTATGCTCACTGGGAGGGGCATGTAAAATTTTCTGCTCAAAAATTCATGCAACACATCACTTTGAGAAAATTTCAGTTTTCAGCATTGGATAGGCAATTTTTGAAGAATCATTTTTTGCCTAGGTTGGGATCTCTAGCACAAAAAGGCATCTTTGATCGAAGTGAACTTATTGATCTTATCCTCGATTCTGGAAACGATAGATTTTCTAAGATAAATGACGATCTTATTAATACAAGATCTAATTTAAACTACGAAGTTTTATTAGAATTATGTCATGTTTGTGGCATAAATGGAAGTTTATTTGAAGAGAAGTCAACATTTATTGATGTGGTCTTGTTGAAGAGAAGAAATTCGATCGCGCACGGCGAGGATACGTTGGTCGGTGTTGAAGAGATTGACAGCCTGCCTGATGATACAATTGGGCTTATGCGAACCTTCTCTAACGAGCTCCAAACCAAGGCCTATTTGAAGGGCTATATGGCTGCGTAA
- a CDS encoding rhodanese-like domain-containing protein, whose protein sequence is MRIILLAAALAAAPALAQAPANPQIDYPGFQALTAAVAPQRAARLMPFDAFKAEAAEPGVLLLDARSKDAFARGHIAGAVNLPLTDFTAESLAAVIGADPDRPILIYCNNNFSNHRSPVPLKSAPLALNIQTFINLVGYGYANVYELADVVDFDDPKVEWVKG, encoded by the coding sequence ATGCGCATCATCCTGCTCGCCGCCGCGCTCGCCGCAGCCCCCGCCCTCGCCCAGGCACCCGCCAATCCGCAGATCGACTATCCGGGCTTCCAGGCGCTCACCGCCGCGGTCGCGCCGCAGCGCGCGGCGCGGCTGATGCCCTTCGACGCCTTCAAGGCCGAAGCCGCCGAGCCCGGCGTGCTGCTCCTCGACGCGCGCTCGAAGGACGCCTTCGCGCGCGGCCATATCGCCGGCGCGGTCAACCTGCCGCTGACCGACTTCACCGCCGAAAGCCTCGCCGCGGTGATCGGCGCCGACCCGGACCGCCCGATCCTCATCTATTGCAACAATAATTTCTCGAACCACCGCAGCCCCGTGCCGCTCAAATCGGCGCCGCTCGCGCTCAATATCCAGACCTTCATCAACCTCGTCGGCTATGGCTATGCCAATGTCTACGAACTCGCCGACGTCGTCGATTTCGACGATCCGAAGGTGGAGTGGGTCAAGGGCTGA
- a CDS encoding TrbC/VirB2 family protein, with protein sequence MSLSATALADAAQWVAAVATGSVATGVATIAVAAVGFAMLAGRIDVRRGARVILGCFIVFGAPTIAAGFTQWLGEGEQVAVQAAALPAAPAPPPAQPHDPYAGASLIR encoded by the coding sequence ATGAGCCTTTCTGCCACTGCCCTCGCCGACGCTGCGCAGTGGGTCGCCGCCGTCGCGACCGGATCGGTCGCTACCGGCGTTGCGACGATCGCGGTGGCGGCGGTCGGCTTTGCGATGCTGGCGGGGCGGATCGACGTGCGGCGCGGGGCGAGGGTGATCCTGGGGTGCTTCATCGTCTTCGGCGCGCCGACTATCGCGGCGGGCTTCACGCAATGGCTGGGGGAGGGCGAGCAGGTCGCGGTGCAGGCGGCGGCGCTGCCCGCCGCGCCCGCGCCGCCGCCTGCGCAGCCGCATGATCCTTATGCCGGGGCTTCGTTGATTCGGTGA
- a CDS encoding YHS domain-containing (seleno)protein produces MKNQALFVLLAALLAPLSVAVFTPQAYAKPVYVGVEGGKVAVSGYDTVSYFDGDGVPVRGDANFAVEHDGALYHFANAANAARFQANPQAFAPQYGGHCAWAMSRGYLAPGDPLAYAVVDGRLYLNFNQEVKAKWDADRAGFIAAAEKNWAVVPEDAKFGG; encoded by the coding sequence ATGAAAAACCAAGCCCTGTTCGTGCTGCTCGCGGCGCTGCTCGCCCCGCTGTCGGTCGCGGTGTTCACCCCGCAGGCCTATGCCAAGCCCGTCTATGTCGGGGTCGAGGGCGGCAAGGTGGCGGTCAGCGGCTATGACACGGTCAGCTATTTCGACGGCGACGGCGTGCCGGTGAGGGGCGATGCGAATTTCGCGGTCGAGCATGACGGCGCACTCTATCATTTCGCCAATGCCGCCAATGCCGCGCGCTTCCAGGCCAATCCGCAAGCGTTCGCGCCCCAATATGGCGGGCACTGCGCCTGGGCGATGTCCCGCGGTTACCTCGCGCCGGGCGATCCGCTCGCTTACGCTGTGGTGGACGGCAGACTGTACCTGAACTTCAACCAGGAGGTGAAGGCGAAGTGGGACGCGGACCGCGCGGGCTTCATCGCGGCGGCGGAGAAGAATTGGGCGGTGGTGCCGGAGGATGCCAAGTTCGGGGGGTGA